One segment of Haloplanus natans DSM 17983 DNA contains the following:
- a CDS encoding HD domain-containing protein: MGVEIKESAVSDAAFEDMKGFVADYLAASVENEEDGGRMRWYPWHSAEYRFNHTLNVVDLAVDIARREGADVDVVRVAALFHDIAKLEAEQERHADEGARVAREYLTTRGDYPASFVDQVTQSVREHSYQGTLGDVSLETQCLIEADILDKIGANGAVLMLLRMGYESRTHMDAGEMIDRVLERGRDAARRVQSDAAESVAHQRLKRVKWFREWLEDEVPGIDGTDADDDV; encoded by the coding sequence GTGGGGGTTGAAATAAAGGAGTCCGCCGTCTCCGACGCTGCCTTCGAGGACATGAAGGGGTTCGTCGCCGACTACCTCGCGGCGAGCGTCGAGAACGAGGAGGACGGCGGCCGGATGCGGTGGTACCCGTGGCACAGCGCCGAGTATCGGTTCAATCACACGCTGAACGTCGTCGACCTGGCGGTCGATATCGCCCGTCGTGAGGGGGCCGACGTCGACGTGGTTCGCGTGGCGGCGCTGTTTCACGACATCGCGAAACTCGAAGCCGAGCAGGAGCGCCACGCCGACGAGGGCGCCCGTGTCGCCCGCGAGTACCTCACGACGCGTGGCGACTACCCGGCGTCATTCGTCGATCAGGTGACCCAGTCCGTCCGCGAGCACTCCTACCAGGGGACGCTCGGGGACGTGTCGCTGGAGACACAGTGTCTCATCGAGGCCGATATCCTGGACAAGATCGGTGCCAACGGCGCCGTGTTGATGCTCCTGCGGATGGGCTACGAGTCACGAACCCACATGGACGCCGGCGAGATGATCGACCGCGTCCTCGAACGCGGGCGCGATGCCGCCCGGCGCGTACAGAGCGACGCGGCCGAGAGCGTCGCACACCAGCGGCTGAAACGGGTGAAGTGGTTCCGCGAGTGGCTCGAAGACGAAGTTCCGGGAATCGACGGGACGGACGCGGACGACGATGTCTGA
- the gltB gene encoding glutamate synthase large subunit, which produces MTKPRRDAHATGEGLATPTDDRSNCGVGVVLDLDGGDSHQTVADGIDLLINLEHRGTTGAEEATGDGAGIMIQRPDEFFDDVVDADLPETYAVGSVFMPQDGAARQGLMTIFERTLAEHGVDVFHWRDVPTDNSELGGTALDSEPDVYQPFVRPTEGMDDDEFDRALYVGRRAIENAIEELESAGADRFYICSLDRKTLVYKGLLKATQLPTYYPDLVDERVKSTLVLVHARFSTNTLGAWHLAHPYRSIIHNGEFNTIRGNINWMRARETDLAHSDFGDDIDTLKPIINDPNQSDTASVDNALELLVQGGRDLPHALRMLIPEAFRKNDEMSEKRRDFYDYHASLVEPWDGPALVVGTDGEQVAAALDRNGLRPCRYDVTRDNRLIMASEAGALDIDPSNIEERHRLQPGQLLVADPERGRVVPDDEVFDELTDEKYGEWVEQEQRHLSDGASTDYAPHDDVASLRAQQAAFGYTYDQLDHLVEPMAKEGKDPVGSMGDDTPLSVLSDFNRPLFTYFKQLFAQVSNPPIDYIREELVTSLESRLGPQRNLLDETPEHARQLVVDSPVLTDAQTAEIKSLDGEFDSVVVDMTYEKDGDLRAAVEDLRQDARAAIEDGADIVVLSDRNTGPDRVPIPSLLATGGVHHALVRNGLRNHAGLVIESGDPREVHHLATLVGYGADAVNPYLAYQSICDIVAGPDGADEADAIANYKKALEDGLLKTMAKMGISTVESYQGAQIFEAVGLSSEFVREYFEGTEIRTEGIAIPEIEDDLMTRHAVAYGADPDLERQGEYEHRSNGIHHQWNPKTVGTLQQAVRSGSYEKYEEFADLINDQQENLQTLRGLLEFDSDRESVPLDEVEPVHEIVERFATASMSLGSLSPEAHETNSIAMNRIGGKSGSGEGGEPPERFGTEKECNIKQVASGRFGVTSNYLSSADELQIKMAQGSKPGEGGHLPGKKVNEMIAHVRYSTPGVGLISPPPLHDIYSIEDLKQLIHDLKTANPEADINVKLVAEAGIGTIAAGVAKANADVVHISGHSGGTGASPKTSIKNAGLPWELGVAEANQMLRATGLRDRIRISADGGMMTGRDVAVAALLGAEEYVFGTSSLITSGCVMARICQTNNCPTGVATQDEDLRERFSGQPDHVINYMIFLAQELREIMADLGFRTVDEMIGRPSLLKQTETDHPKAKHLDLSAIIAEPEGGARHKVREQKHADVETHLDHDLIGEATDAIEEGEPIHIRGDISNGDRAVGAMLSNRISRRYGESGLPEDTISCTFDGIAGQSFGAFLANGVTMELVGAANDYVGKGLSGGKLIVRTPETAAYTPSENILVGNVCLYGATQGELYVNGLAGERFAVRNSGVKAVVEGVGDHGCEYMTGGVVAVLGETGRNFAAGMSGGIAYVYDPDGDFEDRANTGMVTIHHDLEESDEAMLRRLVENHAAYTDSDRAATLLDDWGTEVLNFTKVMPDAYAEVIAEESREDVRTSLPEPASKAGGAEVDVGTVQTGDD; this is translated from the coding sequence ATGACCAAGCCGCGGAGAGACGCCCACGCCACGGGGGAGGGATTGGCTACCCCCACCGACGACCGATCGAACTGTGGTGTAGGTGTCGTTCTCGACCTCGACGGCGGTGACTCCCACCAGACGGTCGCCGACGGTATCGACCTGTTGATCAACCTCGAACACCGGGGCACCACGGGTGCCGAGGAGGCGACCGGCGACGGCGCCGGCATCATGATCCAGCGGCCCGACGAGTTCTTCGACGACGTCGTCGACGCCGACCTCCCCGAGACGTACGCGGTCGGCTCGGTGTTCATGCCCCAGGACGGCGCGGCCCGACAGGGGCTCATGACCATCTTCGAGCGGACGCTCGCCGAACACGGCGTCGACGTGTTCCACTGGCGGGACGTGCCGACGGACAACTCGGAGCTCGGTGGGACCGCCCTCGACTCCGAACCCGATGTCTACCAGCCGTTCGTGCGACCGACCGAGGGAATGGACGACGACGAGTTCGATCGTGCGCTCTACGTCGGGCGCCGCGCCATCGAGAACGCCATCGAGGAACTCGAGTCCGCCGGCGCCGACCGGTTCTACATCTGCTCGCTCGACCGCAAAACCCTCGTCTACAAGGGGCTCCTCAAGGCAACCCAGCTACCGACGTACTACCCCGACCTCGTCGACGAGCGGGTCAAATCGACACTCGTGCTCGTCCACGCCCGCTTCTCGACGAACACGCTCGGCGCGTGGCATCTCGCGCATCCCTACCGCAGCATCATCCACAACGGCGAGTTCAACACCATTCGCGGCAACATCAACTGGATGCGGGCCCGCGAGACGGACCTCGCTCACTCCGACTTCGGCGACGACATCGACACGCTGAAGCCGATCATCAACGACCCGAACCAGAGCGACACCGCCTCCGTCGACAACGCCCTCGAACTGCTCGTCCAGGGCGGCCGTGACCTGCCTCACGCCCTCCGGATGCTCATCCCCGAGGCGTTCCGCAAGAACGACGAGATGAGCGAGAAGCGACGGGACTTCTACGACTACCACGCGAGCCTCGTCGAACCGTGGGACGGGCCGGCCCTCGTCGTCGGTACCGACGGCGAACAGGTCGCCGCGGCCCTCGACCGCAACGGCCTCCGGCCCTGCCGGTACGATGTGACACGGGACAACCGACTGATCATGGCCAGCGAGGCCGGTGCACTCGACATCGACCCGTCGAACATCGAGGAGCGCCACCGCCTCCAGCCCGGTCAGTTGCTCGTCGCCGACCCCGAGCGTGGCCGCGTCGTGCCCGACGACGAGGTGTTCGACGAGCTCACCGACGAGAAATACGGCGAGTGGGTCGAACAGGAGCAACGCCACCTCAGCGACGGTGCGTCGACCGACTACGCCCCCCACGACGATGTGGCGTCGCTGCGCGCTCAACAGGCCGCCTTCGGCTACACGTACGACCAGCTCGACCACCTCGTCGAACCGATGGCAAAGGAGGGTAAGGACCCCGTCGGCTCGATGGGTGACGACACGCCGCTGTCGGTGCTCTCCGATTTCAACCGGCCGCTCTTTACTTACTTCAAACAGCTGTTCGCGCAGGTGTCGAACCCACCGATCGACTACATCCGCGAGGAGTTGGTGACGAGTCTGGAGTCCCGGCTCGGTCCCCAGCGCAACTTGCTGGACGAGACGCCGGAACACGCCAGACAGCTAGTCGTCGACTCGCCAGTGCTAACCGACGCTCAGACGGCCGAGATCAAGTCACTCGACGGCGAGTTCGACTCGGTGGTCGTCGATATGACCTACGAGAAAGACGGCGACCTCCGAGCAGCCGTCGAGGACCTGCGCCAGGACGCCCGGGCGGCCATCGAGGACGGGGCGGACATCGTCGTCCTCTCCGACCGGAATACGGGGCCGGACCGCGTACCGATTCCGAGCCTGCTCGCGACCGGCGGCGTCCACCACGCACTCGTTCGGAACGGCCTCCGCAACCACGCCGGCCTCGTGATCGAATCCGGCGACCCCCGCGAGGTCCACCACCTCGCCACGCTCGTCGGCTACGGCGCAGACGCGGTCAACCCCTACCTCGCTTACCAGAGTATCTGCGACATCGTCGCCGGCCCCGACGGCGCCGACGAGGCCGACGCTATCGCGAACTACAAGAAAGCCCTCGAGGACGGCCTCCTGAAGACGATGGCGAAGATGGGTATCTCGACCGTCGAGAGCTACCAGGGCGCCCAGATTTTCGAGGCCGTCGGCCTCTCTTCGGAGTTCGTCCGCGAGTACTTCGAGGGGACGGAGATTCGGACGGAAGGCATCGCCATCCCGGAGATCGAAGACGACCTCATGACGCGACACGCCGTCGCCTACGGGGCCGATCCGGACCTCGAACGGCAGGGCGAGTACGAACACCGCTCGAACGGCATCCACCACCAGTGGAACCCGAAGACGGTCGGGACGCTCCAGCAGGCGGTCCGGTCGGGAAGTTACGAGAAGTACGAGGAGTTCGCCGACCTCATCAACGATCAACAGGAGAACCTCCAGACGCTCCGTGGCCTCCTGGAGTTCGACAGCGACCGCGAGTCCGTCCCACTCGACGAGGTGGAGCCGGTCCACGAAATCGTCGAGCGGTTCGCGACGGCGTCGATGTCGCTCGGATCGCTCTCGCCGGAGGCCCACGAGACCAACTCCATCGCCATGAACCGCATCGGCGGCAAGTCGGGCAGCGGCGAGGGCGGCGAGCCACCGGAGCGGTTCGGCACCGAGAAGGAGTGTAACATCAAGCAGGTCGCCTCCGGCCGCTTCGGCGTCACGTCGAACTACCTCTCCTCGGCCGACGAACTGCAGATCAAGATGGCACAGGGCTCCAAGCCCGGTGAGGGTGGCCACCTCCCCGGTAAGAAGGTCAACGAGATGATCGCCCACGTCCGCTACTCCACGCCCGGCGTTGGACTCATCTCGCCGCCGCCGCTCCACGACATCTACTCCATTGAGGACCTCAAGCAACTGATTCACGACCTGAAGACGGCCAACCCCGAGGCCGACATCAACGTGAAACTCGTCGCCGAGGCGGGTATCGGCACTATCGCCGCCGGCGTCGCCAAGGCCAACGCCGACGTGGTCCACATCTCGGGCCACTCCGGCGGGACGGGCGCGTCGCCGAAGACGTCGATCAAAAACGCCGGCCTGCCGTGGGAACTCGGCGTCGCCGAAGCCAACCAGATGCTCCGCGCGACGGGGCTGCGCGACCGCATCCGCATCTCCGCCGACGGCGGGATGATGACTGGCCGCGACGTGGCCGTCGCCGCACTGCTCGGTGCCGAGGAGTACGTCTTCGGCACGTCCAGCCTCATCACCTCGGGCTGTGTGATGGCCCGCATCTGCCAGACCAACAACTGTCCGACCGGCGTCGCCACGCAGGACGAGGACCTGCGCGAGCGCTTCTCCGGCCAGCCGGATCACGTCATCAACTACATGATCTTCCTCGCGCAGGAACTGCGCGAGATCATGGCCGACCTCGGCTTCCGGACGGTCGACGAGATGATCGGCCGGCCGAGCCTGCTGAAACAGACCGAGACCGACCACCCGAAAGCCAAGCATCTCGATCTGTCGGCCATCATCGCCGAACCCGAGGGTGGCGCGCGCCACAAGGTCCGCGAACAGAAACACGCGGACGTGGAAACCCACCTCGATCACGACCTGATCGGCGAGGCGACCGACGCCATCGAGGAGGGGGAACCAATCCACATCCGCGGCGACATCTCGAACGGTGACCGCGCGGTCGGCGCCATGCTCTCGAACCGTATCTCGCGACGCTACGGCGAGAGCGGCCTGCCCGAGGACACCATCTCCTGTACCTTCGACGGCATCGCCGGCCAGAGCTTCGGCGCCTTCCTCGCCAACGGCGTGACGATGGAACTCGTCGGTGCCGCCAACGACTACGTCGGCAAGGGACTCTCCGGTGGCAAGCTGATCGTCCGGACGCCCGAAACGGCGGCCTACACGCCCTCGGAGAACATCCTCGTCGGCAACGTCTGTCTCTACGGCGCGACACAGGGCGAACTCTACGTCAACGGCCTCGCGGGCGAACGCTTCGCCGTCCGCAACAGCGGCGTGAAAGCCGTCGTCGAGGGCGTCGGCGACCACGGCTGTGAGTACATGACCGGTGGCGTCGTGGCCGTCCTCGGCGAGACGGGGCGGAACTTCGCGGCCGGGATGTCCGGCGGCATTGCCTACGTCTACGACCCAGACGGCGACTTCGAGGACCGCGCCAACACCGGCATGGTGACCATCCACCACGACCTCGAAGAGTCGGACGAGGCCATGCTCCGCCGCCTCGTCGAGAACCACGCGGCGTACACCGACAGCGACCGCGCGGCGACGCTGCTCGACGACTGGGGCACCGAAGTGCTGAACTTCACGAAGGTGATGCCCGACGCCTACGCCGAGGTCATCGCCGAGGAGAGCCGCGAGGACGTCCGTACCAGCCTCCCCGAACCGGCCTCGAAAGCCGGCGGTGCCGAGGTCGACGTGGGTACGGTCCAGACCGGCGACGACTGA
- a CDS encoding SipW-dependent-type signal peptide-containing protein — MDERFDISRRKALAALGTIGVASAGAGLGTSAYFSDQETFENNSLVAGTLDMGVSYSAHYSDWSDDEDGSDTTTTQDDVDVNMWDGGPNTTGTASDLTSGYTGLPTNDAWLIEVDNPEQFLENTETESYNDETALTCTNGTATSQADDAPKPVIDLGDVKPGDFGEVTFDFILCDNPGYVWINGELQNASENGVTEPEADDPDEDQVEGTQAEPPLKAGESGEAVVELLDVVQAAVWVDDGDNYQDKDPAEPFEAVKTGSLRQVLGMIEGSNGTALTGNMNAETGGGTGSQGCFSANTEHSVVFAWWVPVDHGNQIQSDSAEFTLGFYTEQCRHNDGSGMNNENLGPQTDDDAETPS, encoded by the coding sequence ATGGACGAACGATTCGACATTTCACGGCGGAAGGCACTGGCCGCGCTCGGCACCATCGGGGTAGCGTCGGCGGGCGCCGGACTCGGCACGAGCGCGTACTTCAGCGACCAGGAGACGTTCGAGAACAACTCGCTCGTGGCCGGGACGCTCGATATGGGCGTTTCCTACTCGGCGCACTACTCGGACTGGAGCGACGACGAGGACGGCAGCGACACGACGACGACTCAAGACGATGTCGATGTCAACATGTGGGACGGCGGTCCGAACACGACCGGCACTGCCTCGGACCTTACGAGCGGGTACACCGGCCTCCCGACGAACGACGCGTGGCTGATCGAGGTCGACAACCCAGAACAGTTCCTCGAAAACACAGAGACGGAATCGTACAACGACGAAACAGCGCTTACGTGTACGAATGGTACGGCAACCTCGCAGGCAGACGACGCTCCCAAGCCAGTCATCGACTTGGGTGACGTGAAGCCGGGTGACTTCGGCGAGGTCACCTTCGATTTCATCCTCTGTGACAATCCCGGCTACGTCTGGATCAACGGCGAACTGCAGAACGCAAGCGAGAATGGCGTCACCGAGCCTGAAGCCGACGATCCAGACGAGGATCAGGTCGAGGGGACGCAGGCAGAACCCCCGCTGAAAGCCGGCGAATCCGGCGAAGCGGTGGTAGAGCTTCTCGATGTCGTGCAGGCGGCGGTCTGGGTCGATGACGGAGACAATTATCAGGACAAGGACCCAGCCGAGCCGTTCGAAGCCGTGAAAACGGGATCCCTCCGACAAGTGCTGGGCATGATCGAAGGTTCCAACGGGACAGCACTCACCGGTAACATGAATGCCGAAACGGGTGGCGGCACGGGGAGTCAGGGTTGCTTCTCTGCCAATACGGAACACTCGGTTGTCTTCGCGTGGTGGGTCCCGGTCGATCACGGCAACCAGATCCAGTCCGACAGCGCGGAGTTCACGCTCGGCTTCTACACCGAGCAGTGCCGCCACAACGACGGGAGCGGCATGAACAACGAGAATCTCGGTCCGCAGACCGACGACGACGCGGAGACGCCCTCGTAA
- a CDS encoding DUF7344 domain-containing protein, with amino-acid sequence MNIGLLQTDEVLPETDIHDILRNDRRRNVIKCLQDRGSEVSLRDLAEHIAEIETSESPPPSNIRDSVYVSLHQTHLPKLDDAGIVDYDSDRKTIILRKSARQVDLYMEVVTRYGVTWATYYRALGTISLLSIVLASTNTPFVSAIDPLLWASLFLMIIAVSTLYQFWSRRWLYLQQLL; translated from the coding sequence ATGAACATCGGACTACTCCAGACGGACGAGGTACTTCCGGAGACGGACATCCACGACATCCTCCGGAACGACCGACGGCGGAACGTGATCAAGTGCCTCCAGGATCGGGGGAGCGAAGTATCGCTTCGCGATCTCGCGGAGCACATCGCCGAAATCGAGACAAGCGAGTCACCGCCGCCGAGCAACATCCGGGACAGCGTCTACGTCTCGCTCCACCAGACCCACCTCCCGAAACTCGACGACGCGGGAATCGTCGACTACGATAGCGACCGAAAGACGATCATCCTCAGGAAGTCCGCCCGCCAAGTCGACCTGTATATGGAGGTCGTCACACGTTACGGCGTCACGTGGGCGACGTACTACCGCGCACTCGGCACCATCTCGCTTCTCAGCATCGTCCTGGCCTCCACCAACACGCCGTTCGTCTCGGCGATCGATCCGCTACTGTGGGCGAGCCTATTTCTGATGATCATCGCCGTGTCGACGCTCTACCAGTTCTGGTCGCGGCGGTGGCTCTACCTCCAGCAATTGCTGTGA
- a CDS encoding vWA domain-containing protein: MSNDFELSRRKALAALGSIGVASAGAGLGTSAYFSDQETFQNNSLTAGELDLKVDWEEHYSDWSADENTDRTEEDGGELGETNSSEFDVLMEEPTNPDGYRAFPPGASEPLIWVPDQYVDDFMDNTSIEGFPDSDNNGITDFPIEETNGRGPCEYLADVGGDDQGLDPDSDPLGRTDNDDTRLDDDSPAPLINLQDVKPGDFGEITFSTHLCDNDGYLWMNMPDGLDASESGVTEPEGDDPDEDAPEGDTVELVDDIQTVIWYDNNCDNLITCDDPIDIMAVADTSGSIGGSLSNSNTEEEIDLIRDGANTFVDELASSPNADQIRAGLLTFNGPGDAGGNSGAPRTFNRPALRAGLGPLSQFDTDGDGNANAGEFLPDTGNGNTPTPHALDLAKQVLDDQGRNNARQVIVLIADGLPNYTSPESSTTPYTVTDAEGSPLSGSGATYTSNTLANYPYDGLGGDGISSSDEQEETALAAENVQQAGIPIIVAGISLDQASSNADDFLRDVVAGDDGDRTNSQMNQGFFFNAAFNPGPGEDSVTDVADAIAQALVGGDEGVCDETIFSGTLKEAEEALTANDGRGIPLDADRDTPFDELNDPEDSEMRECFSSAYTACFGFSWWLPADHGNEVQSDSVSFDIGFYTEQCRHNDGSGMNNAEVRPEETDA, from the coding sequence ATGTCAAACGATTTCGAACTGTCGCGGCGGAAGGCACTCGCCGCACTCGGTAGCATCGGCGTGGCGTCTGCTGGAGCGGGGCTCGGTACGTCCGCGTACTTCAGCGATCAAGAGACGTTCCAGAACAACTCGCTGACGGCCGGTGAACTGGACCTCAAGGTCGACTGGGAGGAGCACTACTCCGACTGGTCGGCGGATGAAAATACTGATCGGACCGAGGAGGATGGTGGTGAACTCGGTGAAACTAATTCCAGTGAATTCGATGTTCTGATGGAGGAACCGACGAATCCCGACGGATATCGCGCATTCCCACCCGGTGCATCGGAGCCGCTAATCTGGGTCCCTGACCAGTACGTGGACGATTTCATGGACAACACGTCCATCGAAGGGTTCCCCGATTCCGATAATAACGGGATTACCGACTTCCCGATCGAAGAGACAAACGGCCGAGGTCCGTGTGAGTACTTGGCCGACGTGGGTGGCGACGACCAAGGACTCGATCCGGACAGCGATCCCCTGGGCCGAACCGACAACGACGACACGCGTCTCGACGACGACTCTCCGGCGCCACTGATCAATCTTCAGGACGTGAAGCCCGGTGACTTCGGCGAGATCACGTTCAGCACGCATCTCTGTGACAACGACGGCTACCTGTGGATGAACATGCCGGACGGCTTAGATGCGAGCGAAAGCGGTGTTACCGAACCGGAGGGTGACGACCCTGACGAAGACGCACCGGAAGGGGACACCGTCGAACTCGTTGACGATATCCAGACGGTGATCTGGTACGACAACAACTGTGACAACCTGATCACCTGTGACGATCCGATCGATATCATGGCGGTGGCGGACACCTCCGGAAGTATAGGTGGTTCGCTGAGCAATAGCAACACCGAGGAGGAGATCGACCTCATCCGTGATGGTGCAAATACGTTCGTGGACGAGTTGGCTTCGAGTCCGAACGCGGATCAGATCAGAGCCGGTCTCTTGACATTCAACGGTCCGGGTGACGCCGGTGGCAATAGTGGTGCACCGAGAACGTTCAACCGGCCAGCGCTGCGAGCCGGCCTCGGACCCCTCAGTCAGTTCGATACGGATGGCGACGGTAATGCGAACGCCGGAGAGTTCCTCCCTGACACCGGGAACGGCAACACACCAACCCCCCACGCGCTGGATCTTGCGAAACAAGTCCTTGACGATCAGGGCCGAAACAATGCACGCCAAGTCATCGTGCTCATCGCCGATGGGCTGCCGAACTACACCAGTCCAGAGTCCAGTACCACTCCGTACACTGTCACGGATGCAGAGGGCAGTCCGCTCTCCGGAAGTGGTGCGACATACACCTCAAATACGCTTGCCAACTATCCGTACGACGGTCTCGGCGGTGATGGGATCTCTTCGAGTGACGAGCAAGAAGAGACTGCACTCGCTGCGGAAAACGTCCAGCAGGCAGGTATCCCGATCATCGTAGCGGGGATCAGCCTCGATCAGGCCTCCTCGAACGCCGACGACTTCCTGCGCGACGTGGTTGCGGGTGACGACGGCGACCGGACCAACTCTCAGATGAATCAGGGATTCTTCTTCAACGCTGCGTTTAATCCCGGTCCTGGCGAGGACAGCGTTACCGATGTCGCCGACGCAATCGCTCAAGCCCTCGTCGGTGGGGATGAAGGCGTGTGCGACGAAACGATCTTCAGTGGAACGCTCAAAGAGGCCGAAGAGGCTCTTACCGCGAACGATGGTCGTGGTATCCCGCTTGATGCCGATCGAGATACGCCGTTCGACGAACTCAACGATCCCGAGGACTCCGAGATGCGAGAGTGTTTCTCGTCGGCATACACTGCCTGCTTTGGCTTCTCGTGGTGGCTACCAGCCGACCACGGCAACGAGGTCCAGTCCGATTCCGTCTCGTTTGATATCGGCTTCTACACCGAGCAGTGCCGCCACAACGACGGCAGCGGCATGAACAACGCCGAAGTTCGTCCGGAAGAGACGGACGCCTAA
- a CDS encoding signal peptidase I — MDLMNDRNVPRLAVNVLVVLVLAAVVVPFVVYAVPGVVGADHGLVVLSGSMEPKMSPGDAVIVREVPASEIQERDIITFQRAGSETPTTHRVIEKRQTENGVEYVTKGDANEERDRGTVPQSRVIGEVIFVIPFIGHVVQFANTQLGFLTLVLTPMALFVLSELWELAKSVREPDASKDEATDDPAVPADAAAESGSVDTGVDADAGTDTDTDGDDSGFTLTRSSLQLIVLLLGLYVPYSGYVAWTTREAWSIGAATATGIAFLFGVVLYLASRGAGGGSTSTTSRSVDGVVRRGELPAQIGERTTIPLESVESLVQMALDRDDWVIYDDDEDTYYMTRDDALYLHRASPETDGGTAFDGGTSEVDSVSADGASSESAPGDRSESDDTKTGGGDV, encoded by the coding sequence ATGGACCTGATGAACGACCGGAACGTTCCGCGGCTGGCAGTGAACGTGCTGGTAGTGCTCGTGCTGGCGGCCGTCGTCGTTCCCTTCGTCGTGTACGCAGTGCCGGGTGTCGTCGGCGCGGACCACGGGCTCGTCGTCCTCTCCGGCAGCATGGAACCGAAGATGAGTCCGGGCGACGCGGTCATCGTCCGGGAAGTGCCGGCGTCGGAGATTCAGGAACGGGATATCATCACGTTCCAGCGAGCCGGCAGCGAGACGCCGACGACGCACCGCGTGATCGAGAAACGGCAGACAGAAAACGGCGTCGAGTACGTCACGAAAGGCGACGCGAACGAGGAGCGGGACCGCGGAACGGTTCCCCAGAGCCGCGTAATCGGCGAGGTAATCTTCGTGATTCCGTTCATCGGCCACGTGGTTCAGTTCGCCAACACGCAGCTCGGCTTCTTGACGCTCGTACTCACGCCGATGGCGCTGTTCGTGCTCTCGGAGCTCTGGGAACTGGCGAAGTCGGTCCGAGAGCCCGACGCGTCGAAGGACGAAGCGACCGATGACCCCGCCGTTCCGGCCGACGCGGCCGCGGAATCCGGGTCGGTGGATACCGGTGTCGACGCCGACGCTGGAACCGACACTGACACCGACGGCGACGATAGTGGGTTCACCCTCACCCGTTCGAGCCTGCAGTTGATCGTCCTCCTCCTCGGACTGTACGTCCCGTACAGCGGATACGTAGCGTGGACGACGCGTGAAGCGTGGTCGATCGGCGCCGCGACGGCCACCGGGATCGCGTTCCTGTTCGGTGTCGTCCTCTATCTCGCCAGTCGTGGCGCCGGCGGTGGATCGACATCGACGACGAGTCGATCGGTCGACGGCGTCGTCAGACGCGGCGAGCTACCGGCACAGATCGGCGAGCGGACGACGATCCCGCTCGAGTCGGTCGAATCACTGGTTCAGATGGCGCTCGACCGCGACGACTGGGTCATCTACGACGACGACGAGGACACGTACTACATGACTCGGGACGACGCCCTGTACCTACACCGTGCGTCGCCGGAGACCGACGGCGGGACCGCGTTCGACGGCGGGACATCGGAGGTCGATAGCGTGAGCGCCGACGGGGCGTCGAGCGAATCGGCGCCCGGAGACCGATCCGAGAGCGACGATACGAAGACGGGCGGTGGCGACGTGTGA